A stretch of Mus caroli chromosome 5, CAROLI_EIJ_v1.1, whole genome shotgun sequence DNA encodes these proteins:
- the Rhof gene encoding rho-related GTP-binding protein RhoF: MDAPGAPAPAAAPSSARKELKIVIVGDGGCGKTSLLMVYCQGSFPEHYAPSVFEKYTASVTVGNKEVTLNLYDTAGQEDYDRLRPLSYQNTHLVLICYDVMNPTSYDNVLIKWFPEVTHFCRGIPTVLIGCKTDLRKDKEQLRKLRAAQLEPITYTQGLNACEQMRGALYLECSAKFRENVEDVFREAAKVALSALKKAQRQKKHRICLLL; the protein is encoded by the exons ATGGACGCCCCGGGTGCTCCGGCCCCAGCCGCCGCCCCCAGCTCGGCGAGGAAGGAGCTGAAGATAGTGATCGTAGGTGACGGCGGCTGCGGCAAGACGTCCCTGCTAATGGTGTACTGCCAAGGCTCATTTCCCGAG CACTACGCCCCGTCGGTGTTTGAGAAGTACACGGCTAGTGTGACAGTGGGTAACAAGGAGGTGACCCTGAACCTCTACGACACGGCTG GGCAGGAAGACTACGATCGGCTGCGGCCCCTGTCCTACCAGAACACACACCTCGTCCTCATCTGCTACGATGTCATGAACCCCACCAGTTACGACAATGTCCTCATCAAG TGGTTCCCCGAAGTCACACATTTCTGCCGAGGGATCCCCACGGTGCTCATCGGCTGCAAGACAGACCTGAGGAAGGACAAGGAGCAGTTGCGGAAACTTAGGGCAGCTCAGCTGGAGCCTATTACCTACACACAG GGCCTGAATGCCTGTGAACAGATGCGAGGCGCACTCTATCTAGAATGTTCTGCCAAGTTTCGGGAGAATGTGGAAGATGTCTTCAGGGAAGCCGCCAAGGTGGCCCTCAGCGCCCTGAAGAAAGCGCAGAGACAGAAAAAACACAggatctgcctgctgctgtga